In Mustela lutreola isolate mMusLut2 chromosome 1, mMusLut2.pri, whole genome shotgun sequence, one genomic interval encodes:
- the CNGA4 gene encoding cyclic nucleotide-gated cation channel alpha-4, translating into MSQDSKVKTTESSPSAPSKARTSLPVLDPSGDYYYWWLNTMVFPVMYNLIIIVCRACFPDLQHGYLVAWLVLDYTSDLLYLLDIVVRFHTGFLDQGILVVDKGRISSRYIRTWSFFLDLVSLMPTDVAYVRLGPHTPMLRLNRFLRVPRLFEAFDRTETRTAYPNAFRITKLMLYIFVVIHWNSCLYFALSRYLGFGRDAWVYPDPAQPGFERLRRQYLYSFYFSTLILTTVGDTPLPAREEEYLFMVGDFLLAVMGFATIMGSMSSVIYNMNTADAAFYPDHALVKKYMKQQHVNRRLEQRVIDWYQHLQINKKMTNEIAILQHLPERLRAEVAVSVHLSTLSRVQIFQNCEASLLEELVLKLQPQTYSPGEYVCRKGDIGREMYIIREGQLAVVADDGVTQYAVLGAGLYFGEISIINIKGNMSGNRRTANIKSLGYSDLFCLSKEDLREVLSEYPQAQVVMEEKGREILLKMNKLDVNAEAAEIALQEATESRLRGLDQQLDDLQTKFARLLAELESSALKIAYRIERLEWQTREWPMPEELAEADDEGEPGERASQGGEGRTAQEGP; encoded by the exons ATGAGCCAGGACAGCAAAGTGAAGACAACGGAGTCCAGCCCCTCTGCCCCATCCAAGGCCAG GACATCACTGCCTGTCCTAGACCCATCTGGGGATTACTACTACTGGTGGCTGAACACGATGGTCTTCCCAGTCATGTATAACCTCATCATCATCGTGTGCAG AGCCTGCTTTCCTGACTTGCAACACGGTTATCTGGTGGCCTGGTTGGTGCTGGACTACACAAGTGACCTGCTATACCTATTGGACATCGTGGTGCGCTTCCACACAG GATTCCTGGACCAGGGCATCCTGGTGGTGGACAAGGGCAGGATTTCAAGTCGCTACATTCGCACCTGGAGCTTCTTCTTGGACCTGGTTTCCCTGATGCCCACAGATGTGGCCTACGTGCGGCTGGGCCCACACACCCCCATGCTGAGGCTGAACCGCTTTCTGCGTGTGCCCCGCCTCTTTGAGGCCTTTGACCGCACAGAGACCCGCACAGCTTACCCGAACGCCTTTCGCATCACCAAGCTGATGCTCTACATTTTTGTTGTTATCCACTGGAACAGCTGTCTATACTTTGCCCTGTCCCGGTACCTGGGCTTCGGGCGTGACGCCTGGGTGTACCCGGACCCTGCGCAGCCTGGCTTTGAGCGTCTGCGGCGCCAGTACCTCTATAGCTTCTATTTCTCCACGCTGATCCTGACCACTGTGGGCGACACGCCGCTGCCTGCTCGGGAGGAGGAGTACCTCTTCATGGTGGGCGACTTCCTGCTGGCTGTTATGGGTTTTGCCACCATCATGGGGAGCATGAGCTCGGTCATCTACAACATGAACACTGCAGATGCTGCTTTCTACCCAGACCACGCACTGGTGAAAAAGTACATGAAGCAGCAGCATGTGAACCGCCGGCTGGAGCAGCGGGTTATTGACTG GTACCAGCACCTGCAGATCAACAAGAAGATGACCAACGAGATAGCCATCTTACAGCACTTGCCTGAGCGGTTGCGGGCGGAAGTGGCCGTGTCCGTACACCTGTCTACTCTGAGCCGGGTGCAGatcttccagaactgtgaggccAGCCTGCTGGAGGAGCTGGTGCTGAAGTTGCAGCCCCAGACCTATTCACCAGGCGAATACGTCTGCCGCAAGGGGGACATTGGCCGGGAGATGTACATCATCCGTGAGGGGCAGTTGGCCGTGGTGGCAGATGATGGCGTCACACAATATGCCGTGCTTGGTGCGGGGCTCTACTTTGGGGAGATCAGCATCATCAACATCAAAG GAAACATGTCTGGGAACCGCCGCacagccaacatcaagagtctaGGGTACTCAGACCTGTTTTGCCTGAGCAAGGAGGACCTGCGGGAAGTCCTGAGCGAGTATCCCCAGGCCCAGGTCGTCATGGAGGAAAAGGGCCGTGAGATCCTGCTCAAAATGAACAAGTTGGATGTAAATGCTGAGGCAGCTGAGATTGCCCTCCAGGAAGCCACAGAGTCCCGGCTACGAGGACTTGACCAGCAACTCGATGATCTACAGACCAAGTTTGCTCGCCTCCTGGCCGAGCTGGAGTCCAGCGCACTCAAGATCGCTTACCGCATCGAACGGCTGGAGTGGCAGACGCGAGAGTGGCCAATGCCCGAGGAGCTGGCTGAAGCTGATGATGAGGGCGAGCCTGGGGAGAGAGCTTCTCAGGGTGGAGAGGGCAGGACTGCCCAGGAGGGACCCTGA